A single window of Doryrhamphus excisus isolate RoL2022-K1 chromosome 5, RoL_Dexc_1.0, whole genome shotgun sequence DNA harbors:
- the zgc:153738 gene encoding dynein regulatory complex protein 11 isoform X1, which produces MSQRTYNELWGEAQVELSRLLVEEIPAVPPKPEKDRVVFFQRLATLYVRYLQVFRQLENVYDQVVHPQKRRLLLNVLEGVMGRVLELKNEMVEKEFCEYHYMDDVLHDLKLTPAELEIPIPNYFLRERNGGSLQRTEMLTDILQTMETTVTKKRVTKTMTQEEAIRVIQVAERARQGRLRAALNEASKRLSKIPRTEDPTPAEMAKAAVRIQKVWRGYLDRKRTAAIRNEDMIFLGMAVHPKYQQPCKAIITAQANEDATRKKQKEHEDDYQKSVVAITNHLRELEGQDIAENMKEQIRQWFLECRNLTGNFPDFPDEDEGGSALLFAEKDYQQLIEELAELEEEASGKKKDDKKKEETKKTKGKDAEEDEGLMMLPSAFLAELEMGNKAFADFWETRSEYKNFNQRHEVELIKEEKRVDIQEEIRTKVDVEMRVELADWRLAVEKVPAKVYAKKKGKGKKDKKKKKGEKDLTADRTLESLCQEMVEQGLLKQANDVRMRDYMGDFNYLGTTLRQNDIEPMPSMSDVRQIVSLYAILPLGSHVVHQKAPLTKAILLAGPSGVGKKMLVHAVCKETGATLFDLSPLNIAGKYPGKSGLTMMLHLVFKVARLMQPSVIWIDGAEKMFYKKVPKEERALEPKRLKKDLAKSLKLIKEEDRVLIMGTAKDPISADIKSLCKLYSKIILIPRPDYGSRYVLWKQLIQKHGGKITTALDLSSLAKISDGYTPGHMIQAIQTVITKRRLLLQEKRPLSAIEFVAPLARFAPVFQAEEEALKKWYAKTPLGKKRSKAAAEREEALQAQAKGKGAPKKGKK; this is translated from the exons ATGTCGCAAAG GACCTACAACGAGCTGTGGGGAGAGGCCCAGGTGGAGCTGAGTCGTCTGCTCGTTGAGGAGATTCCCGCCGTGCCTCCTAAGCCAGAAAAGGACAGAGTGGTGTTCTTCCAGCGTCTGGCCACGCTCTACGTGCGCTACCTGCAGGTCTTCCGCCAACTGGAGAACGTGTACGACCAGGTGGTGCACCCGCAGAAGAGACGGCTTCTCCTAAACGTCCTCGAGGGAGTCATGGGTCGAGTCTTAGAGCTGAAGAATGAAATGGTGGAGAAGGAGTTCTGCGAGTACCACTACATGGATGATGTCCTTCACGACTTGAAGCTCACACCT GCCGAACTTGAGATCCCAATCCCTAACTACTTCTTGCGAGAACGCAACGGTGGAAGCCTCCAGCGGACGGAGATGCTCACAGACATCCTCCAGACGATGGAGACCACTGTCACCAAAAAA CGTGTGACCAAGACCATGACTCAAGAGGAGGCCATCAGAGTCATTCAAGTGGCAGAGAGGGCACGCCAAGGACGCCTCAGGGCAGCTTTGAACGAGGCGAGCAAAAGACTGAGCAAGATACCCAGAACGGAAGACCCGACGCCCGCTGAAATGGCCAAAGCTGCAGTCCGCATCCAGAAG GTATGGCGGGGCTACCTAGACAGGAAGAGGACTGCGGCTATTCGCAATGAAGATATGATTTTTCTGGGAATG GCTGTGCATCCCAAATACCAGCAGCCATGCAAGGCCATAATCACTGCTCAGGCCAATGAAGATGCCACTCGAAAGAAGCAGAAGGAGCATGAGGATGACTACCAAAAGTCTGTGGTGGCAATCACAAACCACCTGCGAGAGCTGGAGGGTCAGGACATTGCCGAAAACATGAAAGAACAGATCCGACAGTGGTTTCTCGAATGCCG TAACCTAACGGGGAACTTCCCAGACTTTCCAGATGAAGACGAGGGAGGCTCGGCCCTCCTGTTTGCCGAAAAGGATTATCAGCAG TTAATAGAAGAATTGGCTGAATTGGAAGAGGAAGCTTCAGGCAAGAAAAAGGAcgacaaaaaaaaggaagagaCAAAGAAGACCAAGGGCAAGGATGCA GAAGAAGATGAAGGCTTGATGATGCTCCCTTCAGCTTTTTTGGCAGAGTTGGAAATGGGCAACAAAGCCTTTGCTG ATTTTTGGGAAACCCGTAGCGAGTATAAAAATTTCAACCAGCGGCACGAGGTGGAGCTGATCAAGGAGGAGAAAAGGGTGGACATCCAGGAAGAGATTCGAACCAAG GTGGATGTGGAGATGAGAGTGGAACTGGCAGACTGGAGGCTTGCCGTGGAAAAAGTTCCAGCCAAAGTTTATGCGAAg AAGAAAGGCAAGGGTAAGAAggataagaagaagaaaaagggggaGAAGGATCTGACAGCTGATAG GACTCTTGAGTCTCTGTGTCAGGAGATGGTGGAACAGGGTTTGCTGAAGCAGGCAAATGACGTTCGGATGCGGGACTACATGG GTGACTTCAATTATCTTGGAACCACGCTGAGGCAGAATGACATTGAACCCATGCCCTCAATGTCTGACGTGCGGCAAATCGTTTCTCTCTATGCCATTTTACCTTTAG GCTCTCACGTGGTCCATCAGAAGGCCCCCCTGACAAAAGCCATCCTGCTGGCAGGACCATCAGGCGTGGGAAAGAAGATGTTAGTGCATGCGGTTTGCAAGGAGACCGGGGCCACCCTCTTTGACCTGTCCCCTCTCAACATTGCTGGAAAGTATCCAGGCAAGAGTGGCCTCACCATGATGCTCCACTTGGTCTTCAAG GTTGCAAGACTGATGCAGCCTTCGGTGATATGGATTGATGGCGCAGAAAAAATGTTCTACAAGAAAGTTCCCAAGGAAGAAAGAGCG CTGGAACCCAAACGCTTGAAGAAAGATTTGGCCAAATCGCTCAAGCTGATTAAAGAGGAGGACCGCGTTCTCATTATGGGGACAGCTAAAGATCCCATCAGTGCCGACATCAAGTCCCTGTGTAAGCTGTACAGCAAAATCATCCTCATCCCGAGGCCTGACTACGGATCCAGATATG TATTGTGGAAGCAACTGATCCAAAAACACGGAGGCAAGATAACCACCGCCTTGGACCTCAGCTCCCTGGCAAAAATTTCCGATGGCTACACCCCAGGTCACATGATCCAGGCCATCCAGACAGTGATTACGAAGCGACGGCTCCTGCTGCAGGAAAAAAGGCCTTTGAGTGCCATTGAGTTCGTGGCCCCGTTAGCCAGGTTTGCCCCTGTGTTTCAAGCTGAGGAAGAAGCCTTAAAA AAATGGTATGCAAAGACTCCCTTGGGAAAGAAGCGGAGCAAAGCTGCTGCAGAGAGGGAGGAGGCGCTGCAGGCACAGGCTAAAGGCAAAGGTGCCCCCAAaaaggggaagaaataa
- the zgc:153738 gene encoding dynein regulatory complex protein 11 isoform X2, whose amino-acid sequence MSQRTYNELWGEAQVELSRLLVEEIPAVPPKPEKDRVVFFQRLATLYVRYLQVFRQLENVYDQVVHPQKRRLLLNVLEGVMGRVLELKNEMVEKEFCEYHYMDDVLHDLKLTPAELEIPIPNYFLRERNGGSLQRTEMLTDILQTMETTVTKKRVTKTMTQEEAIRVIQVAERARQGRLRAALNEASKRLSKIPRTEDPTPAEMAKAAVRIQKVWRGYLDRKRTAAIRNEDMIFLGMAVHPKYQQPCKAIITAQANEDATRKKQKEHEDDYQKSVVAITNHLRELEGQDIAENMKEQIRQWFLECRNLTGNFPDFPDEDEGGSALLFAEKDYQQLIEELAELEEEASGKKKDDKKKEETKKTKGKDAEEDEGLMMLPSAFLAELEMGNKAFADFWETRSEYKNFNQRHEVELIKEEKRVDIQEEIRTKVDVEMRVELADWRLAVEKVPAKVYAKKKGKGKKDKKKKKGEKDLTADRTLESLCQEMVEQGLLKQANDVRMRDYMGDFNYLGTTLRQNDIEPMPSMSDVRQIVSLYAILPLGSHVVHQKAPLTKAILLAGPSGVGKKMLVHAVCKETGATLFDLSPLNIAGKYPGKSGLTMMLHLVFKVARLMQPSVIWIDGAEKMFYKKVPKEERALEPKRLKKDLAKSLKLIKEEDRVLIMGTAKDPISADIKSLCKLYSKIILIPRPDYGSRYEMVCKDSLGKEAEQSCCREGGGAAGTG is encoded by the exons ATGTCGCAAAG GACCTACAACGAGCTGTGGGGAGAGGCCCAGGTGGAGCTGAGTCGTCTGCTCGTTGAGGAGATTCCCGCCGTGCCTCCTAAGCCAGAAAAGGACAGAGTGGTGTTCTTCCAGCGTCTGGCCACGCTCTACGTGCGCTACCTGCAGGTCTTCCGCCAACTGGAGAACGTGTACGACCAGGTGGTGCACCCGCAGAAGAGACGGCTTCTCCTAAACGTCCTCGAGGGAGTCATGGGTCGAGTCTTAGAGCTGAAGAATGAAATGGTGGAGAAGGAGTTCTGCGAGTACCACTACATGGATGATGTCCTTCACGACTTGAAGCTCACACCT GCCGAACTTGAGATCCCAATCCCTAACTACTTCTTGCGAGAACGCAACGGTGGAAGCCTCCAGCGGACGGAGATGCTCACAGACATCCTCCAGACGATGGAGACCACTGTCACCAAAAAA CGTGTGACCAAGACCATGACTCAAGAGGAGGCCATCAGAGTCATTCAAGTGGCAGAGAGGGCACGCCAAGGACGCCTCAGGGCAGCTTTGAACGAGGCGAGCAAAAGACTGAGCAAGATACCCAGAACGGAAGACCCGACGCCCGCTGAAATGGCCAAAGCTGCAGTCCGCATCCAGAAG GTATGGCGGGGCTACCTAGACAGGAAGAGGACTGCGGCTATTCGCAATGAAGATATGATTTTTCTGGGAATG GCTGTGCATCCCAAATACCAGCAGCCATGCAAGGCCATAATCACTGCTCAGGCCAATGAAGATGCCACTCGAAAGAAGCAGAAGGAGCATGAGGATGACTACCAAAAGTCTGTGGTGGCAATCACAAACCACCTGCGAGAGCTGGAGGGTCAGGACATTGCCGAAAACATGAAAGAACAGATCCGACAGTGGTTTCTCGAATGCCG TAACCTAACGGGGAACTTCCCAGACTTTCCAGATGAAGACGAGGGAGGCTCGGCCCTCCTGTTTGCCGAAAAGGATTATCAGCAG TTAATAGAAGAATTGGCTGAATTGGAAGAGGAAGCTTCAGGCAAGAAAAAGGAcgacaaaaaaaaggaagagaCAAAGAAGACCAAGGGCAAGGATGCA GAAGAAGATGAAGGCTTGATGATGCTCCCTTCAGCTTTTTTGGCAGAGTTGGAAATGGGCAACAAAGCCTTTGCTG ATTTTTGGGAAACCCGTAGCGAGTATAAAAATTTCAACCAGCGGCACGAGGTGGAGCTGATCAAGGAGGAGAAAAGGGTGGACATCCAGGAAGAGATTCGAACCAAG GTGGATGTGGAGATGAGAGTGGAACTGGCAGACTGGAGGCTTGCCGTGGAAAAAGTTCCAGCCAAAGTTTATGCGAAg AAGAAAGGCAAGGGTAAGAAggataagaagaagaaaaagggggaGAAGGATCTGACAGCTGATAG GACTCTTGAGTCTCTGTGTCAGGAGATGGTGGAACAGGGTTTGCTGAAGCAGGCAAATGACGTTCGGATGCGGGACTACATGG GTGACTTCAATTATCTTGGAACCACGCTGAGGCAGAATGACATTGAACCCATGCCCTCAATGTCTGACGTGCGGCAAATCGTTTCTCTCTATGCCATTTTACCTTTAG GCTCTCACGTGGTCCATCAGAAGGCCCCCCTGACAAAAGCCATCCTGCTGGCAGGACCATCAGGCGTGGGAAAGAAGATGTTAGTGCATGCGGTTTGCAAGGAGACCGGGGCCACCCTCTTTGACCTGTCCCCTCTCAACATTGCTGGAAAGTATCCAGGCAAGAGTGGCCTCACCATGATGCTCCACTTGGTCTTCAAG GTTGCAAGACTGATGCAGCCTTCGGTGATATGGATTGATGGCGCAGAAAAAATGTTCTACAAGAAAGTTCCCAAGGAAGAAAGAGCG CTGGAACCCAAACGCTTGAAGAAAGATTTGGCCAAATCGCTCAAGCTGATTAAAGAGGAGGACCGCGTTCTCATTATGGGGACAGCTAAAGATCCCATCAGTGCCGACATCAAGTCCCTGTGTAAGCTGTACAGCAAAATCATCCTCATCCCGAGGCCTGACTACGGATCCAGATATG AAATGGTATGCAAAGACTCCCTTGGGAAAGAAGCGGAGCAAAGCTGCTGCAGAGAGGGAGGAGGCGCTGCAGGCACAGGCTAA